The Archangium primigenium genomic interval GCTCCTCGCGCACGCCCTGGTGGCGCAAGAGCAGCGGCCGGGCGAACTGATCGAAGGCGACGGTGGCGGCCCCGGGGGTGCCGGGCAGCACGACGACGGCGGTGGAGCCCATCCGCCCCACGGCCACGGGCTTGCCGGGCTTGAGCGCCACGCCATCCACGAGGAAGGTGCACCCGAGCGCGCCGAGCACGCGCTTGACCCGGTCGCGGTCCCCCACGGACGCGCCGCCGGTGGTGATGAGCACGTCGGCGCGCTTGGCGAGCCGCTGGATCGTGGGCCTGAGCACGTCGTCGTCGTCGCGGGCGCGCTCGCGCGCCACCACCTGGGCGCCCGTCTCGCTCGCGAGCGCGGCGAGCAGCACGAGGTTGCTCTCGTACACCTGGTGGGGGAGGGCGGGGGTGCCGGGCGGCACGAGCTCGTCCCCGGTGGCGAGCACGGCCACGCGGGGTGGGGGCCGCACGAGCACCTCGGGGTCTCCCAGGGACGCGAGCACTCCGAGTACCCCCGCGTCGATGCGCTGGCCGGCGCGCAGCACGGAGGTGCCCTGGAGCAGATCCTCGCCCTCGGCGCGGATGTCGCGGCCGGGGGCCACGCCGACACAGACGTCCACGCAGGCGTCGGGGGCGGGCCGGGTGGCCTCCTGCCGCACGACGGCGGTGGCGCCCGGGGGCAGGGGGGCGCCGGTGAAGATGCGCGCGGCGTGGCCCGGCTGGAGCGAGCTGCGCGGCAGGTGCCCGGCGTAGATGGTGTCCGAGACGCGCAGGCGTCGGGGGGCATCGCGCGTGGCGCCGAGGGTCTCCTCGGCGATGACGGCGTACCCGTCCATGGCGGACACGGCGCAGCCGGGCAGCGAGCGCGAGGCCACGAGGGGCCCGGCGAGGAAGCGGCCCAGGGAGTCCAGCAGGGCAACGGGCTCGGGATGCGCGGGCTGGAGCGCGTCGAGGGCGAGCCGGCGGGCGGTGGCGAGCGAGGTCAGGGTCATCGGGCGGGCGGCACGTTAGCCTCTCGGGAGGACGATGTACCGGTGGAGTGAGGAGCACGGACCATGCGTGAGGGCGCGGAGTTCCAGGAGGTGACACTGGCGGTGATCGCCGGGGGGCGGGGCGTTCGCCTGGGGGGGGTGGCCAAGGGGCTCTTGGAAGTGGAGGGGCGCCCGGTGGTGGAGCGGGTGCTGGCGCTGGGGGCGCTCATGGGGGACGTGGTGTTGGTGGCGAACGTGCCGGGGCCCTACGCGCGCTTCGGGGTGCGCACGGTGGGGGACGGGGTGCCCGAGCGGGGGGCGCCGGGCGGGGTGCACGCGGCGCTGGAGGCGGCGCACACGGCGTGGGTGCTGGCGGTGGCGTGCGACATGCCCTTCGTGACCGAGGCGGCGGTGCGGGTGCTGCTCGGGGCGCGAGGCCCGGACGTGGACGCGGTGGCCTTCACGGTGGCGGGCCGGGTGGAGCCGCTCCTGGCCGTGTACCGCCAGTCCCTGGCCGCTCCGTGGGGCGAGGCGTTGCGCGCGGGCGAGCCGTCCTTGCGCGCGCTGCTCGCCCAATGCCAGACACGGCTGTTGCCCGAGGACGCGCTCCGGGCGGTGGATCCCGAATTGCGGACGGTGGTGAGCGTGAACACGCCGGAGGATCTCGTGCGCCACGGCGTCACGGTGTCTTCCGCCGCGCGGATGCCGGAGCCATAGTGGGCGGATGACTCGGACTTCGCGAAGTGCCGCGCTGCTCCTGCTGCTGACGGGCTGCGCGGGCGGGCTTTTCCGCTCCCGCGACGTGACCCCCCATCAGGGCGACTTCACCCAGGCCACGCTGGAATGGAAGACCCTCTCCTTCGACGGAGAGACCGTGAAGGGGCGGCTGCTGATCGGGTCCACGAAGGAGGCCCTGCTCGTGGACACGCGCATCATCGAGCCCATCTCCCTGGAGTTGGATGACGTCATCGCGTGCGATACGGGCAGGGCCCTGGGCTACGTGGTCATGGACGTGATGGCCCCCACGCGTCAGCCCGAGCACGTCCTGAAACTCGCCCCGGGCGCCTGGTACGGCAAGGACGTGAGCCTCTTCCTGTTCATGGACTCCCCGGGCCAGGTGCTCCCTCAGTGCTTCCGGGCGGAGCTCGTGTACCGCTCCATCGATGTCGTGAACGCGGGGCGCGTCGCTATTCGCGCGGAGCGTGACGCGGTGGCCCCATGAGTCTTCCCGCGCGCCTCGAACCGAACCCGGAGCGCTGCACCGAGGAGGACCTGCGCGCGCTCGAACAAGAGCTGGGCGCCGAACTGCCGCGTGACTACCGGGACTTCCTCGCCGCGTGCAACGGTGGCGCGGTGGAGGATGGCCATTCCCTGGAGTTCGACGCCGAGTCCGAAACGCACGACGTCGCGTGTTTCCTGGGCCTGTCCCGGGATCCCAGGCGCTACGGACTCCAGCGGCAGTACCTCACGGTCCGGGATGATTGGGACTTTCCGCCATCGCTCCTGCCGATCGCCGTCTCCGTGGGTCCCGCGAAGTACTACCTCGGCGTGGGCGGGCCCCGGCACGGCAAGGTCCTCCACCATGGCCAGGCCTGTCTGGAAAAGCGCGAGGCCGACGGCGTGCTCCAGGTGGAGGACTTCCTCGTGATCGCCGCGTCCTTCTCCGCCTTCATGGCGAGTCTGCGTTGCACCCGCCTCGACACGTGAGCGGATGCGGTTCGGGTGTGCGCGCGAGTGGGTGTCGAATTGCGCTCGGAGTCGCCTTTTTCAGGCCCAGGAAAAACAGAAACCCGGGTAAGGTACGCCCCCGCCCATGGATCGACTCAAGGACAAGGTGGCCCTCGTCACGGGGGCGGCATCGGGGATTGGCCGTGCCACGGCCCTGCTGTTCGCCCGCGAGGGCGCACGCGTCATCCTC includes:
- the glp gene encoding gephyrin-like molybdotransferase Glp, giving the protein MTLTSLATARRLALDALQPAHPEPVALLDSLGRFLAGPLVASRSLPGCAVSAMDGYAVIAEETLGATRDAPRRLRVSDTIYAGHLPRSSLQPGHAARIFTGAPLPPGATAVVRQEATRPAPDACVDVCVGVAPGRDIRAEGEDLLQGTSVLRAGQRIDAGVLGVLASLGDPEVLVRPPPRVAVLATGDELVPPGTPALPHQVYESNLVLLAALASETGAQVVARERARDDDDVLRPTIQRLAKRADVLITTGGASVGDRDRVKRVLGALGCTFLVDGVALKPGKPVAVGRMGSTAVVVLPGTPGAATVAFDQFARPLLLRHQGVREERRRVRVRLDEGRHKQAGLTYLISGTLERRADGLVWARIRAQGGGQLLGNLGAEGHAILPPGQADFAEGEPVDFELFDRPQYLAVEET
- the mobA gene encoding molybdenum cofactor guanylyltransferase, translated to MREGAEFQEVTLAVIAGGRGVRLGGVAKGLLEVEGRPVVERVLALGALMGDVVLVANVPGPYARFGVRTVGDGVPERGAPGGVHAALEAAHTAWVLAVACDMPFVTEAAVRVLLGARGPDVDAVAFTVAGRVEPLLAVYRQSLAAPWGEALRAGEPSLRALLAQCQTRLLPEDALRAVDPELRTVVSVNTPEDLVRHGVTVSSAARMPEP
- a CDS encoding SMI1/KNR4 family protein, producing MSLPARLEPNPERCTEEDLRALEQELGAELPRDYRDFLAACNGGAVEDGHSLEFDAESETHDVACFLGLSRDPRRYGLQRQYLTVRDDWDFPPSLLPIAVSVGPAKYYLGVGGPRHGKVLHHGQACLEKREADGVLQVEDFLVIAASFSAFMASLRCTRLDT